From a single Arachis hypogaea cultivar Tifrunner chromosome 3, arahy.Tifrunner.gnm2.J5K5, whole genome shotgun sequence genomic region:
- the LOC112789954 gene encoding small ribosomal subunit protein eS27y gives MVLQNDIDLLNPPAELEKRKHKLKRLVQSPNSFFMDVKCQGCFNITTVFSHSQTVVVCGNCQTVLCQPTGGKARLTEGCSFRKKGD, from the exons ATG GTTCTGCAGAACGATATCGATTTGCTTAATCCACCGGCTGAGCTTGAGAAGAGAAAGCACAAGCTCAAGCGTCTTGTTCAGTCTCCTAATTCTTTCTTCAtg GATGTGAAATGCCAAGGTTGCTTCAACAT TACGACTGTATTCAGCCACTCTCAGACAGTCGTGGTGTGTGGAAACTGCCAAACGGTCTTGTGCCAACCTACAGGTGGAAAAGCAAGGCTAACGGAGGGCTGCTCGTTTAGGAAGAAGGGAGACTAA
- the LOC140183344 gene encoding uncharacterized protein has product MIIFCWNARGAASLKFAKALKEYYLQYKPDLVAIQETRCSGRKLSLIKSIRFNFYIIIDANGFSGGIWLMWNNPNYQISEVARHNQTLHIRIKDGREERCLTIAYAHPQDIIRKEFRIFTEAIARNINCLWMICGDFNDIGDISEKKCGSVPDRTSMRRINEWKENCSLIDMGFYGSRFTWRGPMWQDGGRILKRLDRALCNQHWRVLFNDAVVETLSRFK; this is encoded by the coding sequence atgATTATCTTTTGTTGGAATGCTAGAGGGGCGGCTAGCCTCAAATTCGCCAAAGCCCTCAAAGAATATTATTTGCAATATAAGCCTGATCTGGTGGCCATCCAAGAAACTAGATGCAGTGGCAGAAAGCTGTCTTTGATCAAGAGTATAAGATTCAATTTCTATATTATTATTGATGCAAATGGTTTCTCTGGTGGAATATGGTTGATGTGGAATAATCCTAACTATCAGATTTCTGAGGTAGCAAGGCATAATCAAACCCTCCATATTCGTATTAAAGATGGTAGAGAAGAGCGGTGTCTAACCATCGCATATGCTCACCCCCAAGACATCATTAGAAAGGAGTTTAGAATATTTACAGAGGCTATTGCGAGGAATATTAATTGTCTGTGGATGATTTGTGGTGACTTTAATGATATTGGGGATATTAGCGAGAAAAAATGTGGAAGTGTTCCTGATAGAACCAGCATGAGGAGAATTAATGAGTGGAAGGAAAACTGCAGTCTTATTGATATGGGATTTTACGGCTCTCGATTTACCTGGAGAGGTCCGATGTGGCAAGATGGAGGAAGAATTTTGAAAAGACTAGACAGAGCTCTTTGCAATCAACATTGGAGGGTCCTCTTCAATGATGCAGTTGTCGAGACTCTTTCCAGATTTAAATAA